In Fundulus heteroclitus isolate FHET01 chromosome 17, MU-UCD_Fhet_4.1, whole genome shotgun sequence, the following are encoded in one genomic region:
- the dclre1c gene encoding protein artemis: protein MSSFAGRMREYPTVSLDRFDRENLHAQAYFLSHCHKDHMKGLKGPLLKRKLQFSRTVRLYCSFVTKELLLNNPKYAFWEEYVVALELESPTQISLVDEASGEKEEVVVTLLPAGHCPGSVMFLFEGRQGNVLYTGDFRLAAGDASRMELLHSGSRVKDIQSVYLDSTFYDPRFYQIPSREVCLRGISELIGNWISQSSYHVVWLNCKAAYGYEYLFTNLGDEFGTQIHVNSLAMFKKMPEILSYVTTDRRTQIHACRHPKDEEFFQGNRLPCGCTAADGTPLRIISIKPSTMWFGERTKKTNVIIKTGSSSYRACFSFHSSYSEIKDFLSYLRPVNIVPSVVPIGRTLAEVTHMLRLMCRNRSDDAAITYKPLGVLKRSRVQRPAYDSGSDDDELFEGLDLAPVRKKMSLNQEPENETPAERTAPPVATSLPPLTSDPTPAAQNYFDCTESNGEDDEEEEEEEGKGDTRTAEGGEDAPKWEDFFTTEPLSDSQNSQSHSCCSPSRETGSQTPDLFGDVEDQTPENLETFSLTLSNHSSQNLDDTLILPQQNPKAEPEELPASSDFDIPSTPESKAPQPDDLLPLYRKLASGEEVLIRGGGGGPVEGR, encoded by the exons ATGAGCTCGTTCGCGGGTCGGATGCGGGAGTACCCCACCGTGTCTCTGGACCGGTTCGACAGGGAGAACCTGCACGCCCAGGCGTATTTCCTCTCCCACTGTCATAAAG ACCACATGAAGGGACTGAAGGGACCCCTGCTGAAGAGAAAGCTGCAGTTCAG CCGAACCGTCAGACTTTACTGCTCCTTCGTGACCaaagagctgctgctgaacAACCCAAAGTACGCTTTCTGGGAGGAATACGTG GTTGCGCTGGAGCTGGAAAGCCCGACTCAGATCTCTCTGGTGGACGAAGCGTCTGGAGAG AAAGAAGAGGTTGTGGTGACGCTGCTCCCTGCAGGTCACTGTCCCGGATCAGTCAT GTTCCTGTTTGAGGGTCGCCAAGGCAACGTGTTGTACACCGGGGACTTCCGCTTGGCGGCCGGAGACGCGTCCAGAATGGAGCTTCTGCACTCTGGCAGCAG GGTCAAAGACATCCAGAGTGTTTATCTGGACTCCACTTTCTACGACCCGCGCTTCTACCAGATCCCCAGCCGG GAGGTCTGCTTGAGAGGCATTTCAGAGCTCATCGGGAACTGGATCAGCCAGAGTTCATATCACGTCGTGTGGCTCAACTGCAAGGCTGCGTACGGATACGAATACCTGTTCACCAACCTGGGAGACGAGTTCGGCACACAG ATCCACGTCAACAGCCTGGCCATGTTCAAGAAGATGCCTGAGATCCTGAGCTACGTGACCACCGACCGCAGGACTCAGATCCACGCCTGCCGACACCCAAAG gaTGAGGAGTTTTTCCAGGGCAACAGGCTGCCGTGTGGCTGCACGGCTGCAGACGGGACGCCGCTGCGCATCATCAGCATCAAACCGTCCACCATGTGGTTCGGAGAGAGAACCAAGAAGACCAACGTCATCATAAA AACAGGAAGCAGTTCCTACAGAGCCTGTTTCAGCTTCCACTCCTCCTACTCAGAG ATCAAGGACTTCCTGTCCTACCTGCGGCCCGTCAACATCGTCCCGAGCGTCGTCCCGATTGGACGCACGCTGGCCGAGGTCACGCACAT GTTGAGGCTGATGTGCCGGAACCGGTCTGACGACGCGGCGATCACATACAAGCCGCTGGGAGTCCTGAAACGAAGCCGAGTCCAGCGGCCGGCCTACG ACTCGGGCAGCGACGATGACGAGCTGTTTGAAGGTTTGGATCTGGCTCCGGTCAGGAAGAAGATGAGCCTCAACCAAGAACCAGAAAACg AGACGCCAGCTGAGCGAACAGCGCCCCCGGTGGCCACGTCGTTACCTCCGCTGACCTCTGACCCGACGCCGGCTGCACagaattacttcgactgcaccGAGTCCAACGGCGAGGAcgacgaagaggaggaggaagaggagggaaaaGGAGACACGAGAACGGCAGAGGGGGGTGAAGATGCGCCGAAATGGGAGGATTTCTTCACCACAGAGCCGCTGAGCGACAGCCAGAACAGCCAATCGcattcctgctgctccccctccagAGAGACCGGATCGCAGACGCCGGATCTGTTCGGCGACGTCGAGGACCAAACGCCCGAGAACCTGGAGACCTTCAGCCTGACGCTGTCCAATCATTCCTCTCAGAACCTGGACGACACGCTGATCCTCCCCCAACAGAACCCAAAGGCGGAACCGGAGGAGCTGCCGGCCTCGTCCGACTTCGACATCCCGTCCACGCCGGAGTCAAAGGCGCCGCAGCCCGACGACCTGCTGCCGCTGTACAGGAAGCTGGCGTCAGGAGAGGAAGTGCTcatcagaggaggaggaggaggtccgGTTGAAGGACGGTAA
- the tmem243b gene encoding transmembrane protein 243b — MDEFSTRTYGTSGLDNRPLFGETSARDRIVNMVVGGFTSLVVLVTVIGSFLFPSLPPRPLNIFFAACILLACGSTVVLIFWYRQGDLEPKFRKLIYYMLATIVLLCLCANLYFFDVR; from the exons ATGGACGAGTTCTCCACCCGGACGTACGGCACCAGCGGCCTGGACAACAGACCTCTGTTTGGAGAGACGTCGGCTCGG GATCGGATCGTCAACATGGTGGTGGGAGGCTTTACGTCTCTGGTGGTTCTG GTGACGGTGATCGGCTCGTTCCTGTTCCCCTCGCTGCCGCCGCGGCCGCTCAACATCTTCTTCGCTGCCTGCATCCTGCTGGCGTGCGGCTCCACCGTAGTGCTG ATATTCTGGTACCGACAGGGCGACCTGGAGCCCAAGTTCAGGAAGCTGATCTACTACATGCTGGCCACCATCGTGCTGCTGTGTTTATGTGCCAACCTTTACTTCTTCGACGTcaggtag
- the cpm gene encoding carboxypeptidase M isoform X2, translating into MHGNEVLGRVLLLQLIGELVRGYRDEEAWSLQLLNSTRIHILPTMNPDGFDEADTHCLFSRGRFNYNGVDLNRGFPDAFAGLRKQQQLNEEQREAEVRAVIGWLKSETFVLSANLHGGAVVASYPYDNSDRGFDLTGAASVTPDDDVFVHLAKVYSYNHASMHRGDLCDDSGPFRDGITNGYHWYPLEGGMQDYNYVWAQCLELTLELSCCKFPQPNELPALWMDNKKALLAYIQQIHLGVKGRVFDGSGTPAQNAVVEVEGRSNMCPFRTNKHGEYYRLLLPGNYTFKVTYAGHDVLTETLSVPYGPDQYSAMKHDFMLRRTASTTVRAPAELNPTCNYTLPPKGGGATSGSAWTGLTVGFGLVTVLQSLID; encoded by the exons GTCCTGGGCCGCGTGCTCCTGCTCCAGTTGATCGGCGAGCTGGTGCGAGGCTACCGTGACGAGGAAGCGTGGTCGCTGCAGCTGCTCAACAGCACGCGGATCCACATCCTGCCGACGATGAACCCCGACGGGTTCGATGAAGCGGACACGCACTGCCTGTTCAGCCGGGGAAG GTTCAACTACAACGGCGTCGATCTGAACAGGGGATTTCCTGACGCTTTCGCCGGTCtcagaaagcagcagcagctgaacgaggagcagagggaggctgAG GTgagagctgtgattggctggttgAAGTCCGAGACTTTTGTTCTGTCTGCCAACCTTCACGGAGGAGCAGTGGTGGCCAGTTACCCTTACGACAACAGCGACAGAG GTTTTGATCTGACGGGGGCAGCCAGCGTCACTCCTGATGACGACGTGTTTGTCCACCTGGCTAAGGTGTACTCTTACAACCACGCATCCATGCACCGGGGGGATCTCTGCGACGACAGCGGACCTTTCCGGGACGGCATCACCAATGGATACCACTGGTACCCTCTGGAAG GTGGAATGCAGGACTACAACTACGTATGGGCGCAGTGTCTGGAGCTGACTCTGGAGCTTTCCTGCTGCAAGTTTCCTCAACCGAATGAACTTCCTGCTCTATGGATGGACAACAAAAAGGCTCTGCTGGCTTATATCCAGCAGATCCACCTGG GAGTGAAAGGCCGAGTGTTCGATGGTTCGGGAACGCCGGCGCAGAACGCAGTGGTGGAGGTGGAGGGTCGCAGCAATATGTGTCCGTTCAGAACCAACAAACACGGAGAATATTATCGGCTACTGCTGCCTGGAAACTACACTTTCAAA GTGACATATGCAGGTCATGACGTGCTGACAGAAACCCTCAGCGTCCCATATGGCCCAGATCAGTACTCTGCAATGAAACATGACTTCATGTTACGACGCACCGCTTCAACGACTGTCAGAGCTCCAGCTGAGCTGAACCCTACCTGTAATTACACATTACCCCCCAAAGGAGGAGGCGCCACAAGCGGCTCCGCATGGACTGGACTGACAGTAGGGTTCGGCTTAGTAACAGTGTTGCAATCGCTGATAGACTGA